The Cellulosilyticum sp. I15G10I2 genome has a segment encoding these proteins:
- a CDS encoding PstS family phosphate ABC transporter substrate-binding protein, translating into MKKIIRLILAGSVLLTLLTGCGTKTESDASSQQPTNEVATQKQENSQTEQTNAAPSLSGDIIIDGSSTVFPITEAVAEEFRKLHPQVNVPIGVSGTGGGFKKFALGEIDMNDASRPIKDGEKEDAKANGIEFIDLEIAYDGLSIVVNSANDWVESMTIEELHTIWGPESTVKKWSDVRPEWPNETIKLYAPGTDSGTFDYFTEAVNGKSGAVRTDFTPSEDDNVLVQGIAGDKYALGFFGYSYYEENKDVLKALQIDGGNGPVGPTFETIKNGSYAPLSRPLFLYVNKESLKQEHVKEFLRFYLGEGTKVIKDVGYVELEQADYTKQLDLLK; encoded by the coding sequence ATGAAAAAAATAATAAGATTGATTTTGGCAGGTTCAGTCCTTTTAACGCTGTTAACAGGCTGTGGGACTAAAACAGAATCAGATGCGTCTAGTCAACAACCAACAAATGAAGTAGCTACACAAAAACAAGAAAATTCGCAGACAGAACAAACTAATGCAGCACCTAGCTTATCGGGGGATATTATTATTGATGGTTCAAGTACTGTATTTCCAATTACAGAGGCAGTAGCAGAAGAGTTTAGAAAACTTCACCCACAAGTAAATGTGCCTATTGGCGTATCAGGTACAGGTGGCGGATTTAAAAAGTTTGCACTTGGAGAAATAGATATGAATGATGCATCAAGACCTATTAAAGACGGTGAAAAGGAAGACGCTAAAGCAAATGGCATAGAATTCATAGACCTTGAAATAGCTTATGATGGATTATCAATTGTTGTTAACTCAGCTAATGATTGGGTAGAGAGTATGACAATAGAAGAACTTCATACAATATGGGGACCAGAAAGTACTGTGAAAAAATGGAGTGACGTTAGACCAGAGTGGCCTAATGAGACCATTAAACTTTATGCGCCAGGAACTGATTCAGGCACATTTGATTACTTTACAGAAGCTGTTAATGGCAAGTCAGGTGCAGTTAGAACAGATTTTACACCAAGTGAAGACGATAACGTATTAGTACAAGGGATCGCAGGCGATAAATATGCCTTAGGATTCTTTGGATATTCTTACTATGAGGAGAACAAAGATGTACTAAAAGCTCTCCAGATAGACGGCGGCAATGGCCCAGTAGGTCCTACATTTGAAACGATAAAGAACGGTTCTTACGCACCACTTTCAAGACCACTTTTCCTCTATGTTAATAAGGAGTCATTAAAACAAGAACATGTTAAAGAATTCTTAAGATTTTATTTAGGTGAAGGTACTAAGGTTATTAAAGACGTTGGTTATGTAGAACTAGAGCAAGCAGATTATACAAAACAACTAGATTTATTAAAATAG
- a CDS encoding methyl-accepting chemotaxis protein codes for MNLKIFKRQLKLKLPSLQLNKNINKSLKFQLITIFLLIALTPLIVVSFIIYSQTIRNIEEEKRNIMLAYAEGIAQNVELQMEGADNLLKVLQAQSDIMVALEDYNIDAKLDDIARYNNILMSLKNVVNQSEELYEAIFITGEDGKIIIAGSPYANMYKDSLYHNMDDFEVLKNTKDLLIGLAIKSQATGHIVLPVSRPIRSLSGFLGTVTILFNLSEFNEGINFVTMGQSGSVYIIQQDGKYLYHNKEEMIYQESLIKNLDDYLVSTKEQAADFKVITEDKLKKAVAYSSSNLTTWIIGLDMDYNEFTEGARAFRKLITFVILGITFIAVILSITFSNTIIQPIKKILNIIKVIEKGNLNTTPSVRAATEIVELKSGFDGMVINLKNLIHQIAEASKQVGGASKNLFATSQNALAIGNQSHQTISEISDGMSHQAEGTKNARKNIGEMAVRIKQVKDFSEEIKDTTRAMNVRIDEGTHRLHILKQKSEDSYQMTKMIDTIIGVLNDEIIEVNKIANTISNIAKKTNLLALNAAIEAARAGESGRGFSVVAHEIKELANQATIEAKDIHTIISNVHKKAEESVAHIKEAGHTVEEQNRAVLETQEAFISVDQSVKEITQKVELITESLQEMDIEKDDIVHAINAIHVISERSADASLRIKNMAIQQVDINEHVTKYAEELNYLADDLQSCIKIFQYDIN; via the coding sequence ATGAATCTAAAAATATTCAAAAGACAACTCAAACTCAAATTACCTTCTTTACAACTTAATAAAAATATTAATAAATCTTTGAAATTTCAACTGATCACTATCTTTTTGCTGATTGCACTTACGCCGTTAATCGTTGTCAGTTTTATTATATATAGTCAAACTATTCGTAATATAGAAGAAGAAAAAAGAAATATAATGCTTGCCTATGCTGAGGGGATTGCACAGAATGTTGAACTGCAGATGGAGGGGGCAGATAATTTGCTGAAGGTATTGCAGGCGCAATCGGATATTATGGTGGCGCTGGAAGACTATAATATAGACGCAAAACTAGATGATATTGCAAGATATAACAATATTTTAATGTCACTAAAGAATGTTGTTAATCAATCTGAAGAACTTTATGAAGCGATTTTTATAACAGGAGAAGATGGGAAAATCATTATTGCGGGTTCGCCGTATGCCAATATGTATAAAGACAGCTTGTACCATAATATGGATGATTTTGAAGTGCTTAAAAATACTAAAGATCTTTTAATAGGGCTTGCCATTAAGTCTCAAGCTACAGGACACATTGTGCTGCCTGTATCAAGACCTATACGAAGCTTATCAGGTTTTTTAGGAACAGTAACTATTTTATTTAATTTAAGTGAGTTCAATGAAGGCATTAATTTTGTTACCATGGGCCAGTCGGGTTCTGTTTATATTATTCAGCAAGATGGAAAATATTTATATCATAATAAGGAAGAGATGATTTATCAAGAAAGTCTTATAAAGAATTTAGATGATTATTTGGTAAGTACCAAGGAGCAAGCAGCAGATTTTAAGGTTATTACAGAAGATAAGCTTAAAAAAGCCGTTGCATACAGTTCATCAAACCTAACCACATGGATTATAGGTCTAGATATGGATTATAATGAATTTACAGAAGGCGCTAGAGCTTTTAGGAAACTTATAACATTTGTTATTTTGGGTATAACATTTATAGCAGTAATACTTTCTATTACATTTTCCAATACGATTATTCAGCCTATTAAAAAGATACTTAATATTATCAAAGTGATTGAAAAAGGAAATCTTAACACGACTCCAAGTGTAAGAGCGGCTACTGAAATTGTAGAGCTTAAGAGTGGTTTTGATGGGATGGTTATAAATTTAAAAAACCTTATTCATCAGATAGCAGAGGCTTCTAAACAAGTAGGGGGGGCATCCAAAAATCTTTTTGCAACCTCACAGAATGCGCTTGCTATTGGTAATCAATCGCACCAAACCATCAGTGAAATATCAGATGGGATGAGTCATCAAGCTGAGGGAACCAAAAATGCCAGAAAGAATATTGGGGAAATGGCAGTAAGAATAAAACAGGTAAAAGACTTTTCAGAAGAAATCAAAGATACAACAAGGGCAATGAATGTGAGAATAGACGAGGGAACCCATAGATTGCATATTTTAAAGCAAAAATCAGAAGACAGCTACCAAATGACAAAGATGATTGATACGATTATTGGTGTGCTGAACGATGAAATTATAGAGGTTAATAAGATAGCAAACACAATTTCTAATATAGCTAAGAAGACTAATTTATTAGCACTTAATGCAGCAATAGAAGCAGCTCGGGCTGGAGAATCGGGCAGAGGTTTTTCGGTAGTTGCCCATGAAATTAAAGAACTGGCTAATCAAGCAACGATTGAGGCAAAAGATATTCATACCATTATATCAAATGTTCATAAAAAAGCAGAAGAGTCTGTAGCACATATCAAGGAGGCAGGTCACACTGTTGAAGAACAAAATAGAGCAGTTCTTGAAACGCAGGAGGCTTTTATAAGTGTAGATCAATCTGTAAAAGAAATTACACAAAAAGTTGAACTCATTACAGAAAGCTTACAAGAGATGGATATCGAAAAAGATGATATTGTACACGCCATTAATGCTATACATGTTATTTCAGAAAGGTCAGCTGATGCTTCACTGCGTATTAAAAATATGGCGATCCAACAAGTTGATATTAACGAACATGTAACAAAATATGCAGAAGAACTTAATTATTTAGCAGATGATCTGCAAAGCTGTATTAAGATATTTCAATATGATATAAACTAA
- a CDS encoding metallophosphoesterase family protein, with product MKRIAIISDIHGNIEALNAVLKHIKDQKCDQIFCTGDLVGYGPRPNEVIETIRSLRIPTIMGNYDEAVGFLLPACGCYNSDANAKKYAANSLKWSITHTTQKNREFLRGLPEQLEIEVGDKKMLLIHATSDSISEYVYENDTERLMDLLDYVSQDIYVYGHTHFPYSVTLPGRNKTIINAGSVGRPKNGDARATYIVLGVEDGSVSGVIHKVSYDVAKVIKEIEESGLDNYFAEFLKNGGAHVKDCKCSGEDTTYSISPKCT from the coding sequence ATGAAAAGAATTGCTATTATTTCGGACATTCATGGCAATATTGAAGCTTTAAATGCAGTTCTTAAACATATAAAAGATCAAAAGTGTGATCAAATATTCTGTACAGGAGACTTAGTGGGCTATGGACCAAGACCTAATGAAGTGATTGAAACAATTAGATCCCTTCGTATACCTACTATTATGGGAAATTACGATGAAGCAGTAGGATTCTTATTACCAGCTTGTGGCTGCTATAATAGTGATGCTAATGCAAAAAAATATGCTGCTAATTCTCTGAAATGGAGTATTACCCATACTACGCAAAAAAACAGAGAATTCTTAAGAGGGTTGCCGGAACAATTAGAAATTGAAGTAGGCGATAAAAAAATGCTGCTTATTCATGCGACCTCAGATTCTATTAGTGAATATGTCTATGAGAATGACACTGAACGTTTGATGGATTTATTAGACTATGTATCCCAGGATATTTATGTATATGGACATACGCACTTTCCTTATAGTGTTACACTACCAGGCAGAAATAAAACGATTATTAATGCTGGAAGCGTAGGCAGGCCTAAAAATGGAGATGCCAGAGCCACTTATATCGTGCTAGGGGTGGAAGATGGGAGCGTCTCTGGTGTTATTCATAAGGTTTCCTATGATGTTGCAAAAGTCATAAAAGAAATTGAAGAGAGTGGGCTTGACAATTACTTTGCAGAGTTCTTGAAAAATGGCGGGGCTCATGTTAAAGACTGCAAGTGTAGTGGAGAAGATACTACATACAGCATTAGTCCAAAATGCACTTAA
- the pstC gene encoding phosphate ABC transporter permease subunit PstC: MKTPSRDIRLKYTEVFIKNILLFCAVLSIFTTIAIVLSLSFNAIEFFKEVSVFEFLFGTEWTPLFMNPKYGVLPLISGTLIVTVGAAIIAIPIGLFSAIYLSEYAPKTIRKILKPFLEILAGIPSIVYGFFALTYITPLLQKLIPRTEIYNAASASIAVGIMIMPIVASLSEDAMMSVPNALRHGGYALGATKFEVVKGIVIPSALSGIVASFVLAVSRAIGETMIVVLAAGARPNLTLNPLESVQTLTAFIVQASKGDLQHGTRSYYALYAVGMVLFIITFGMNIFSRYIVRRREVAMK, encoded by the coding sequence ATGAAAACGCCAAGCAGAGATATACGGCTAAAATATACAGAGGTATTTATAAAAAACATATTGCTTTTTTGTGCAGTACTTTCTATTTTTACGACCATAGCAATTGTATTGTCTCTTTCTTTTAATGCCATAGAGTTTTTTAAAGAGGTATCTGTTTTTGAGTTTTTATTTGGGACTGAGTGGACACCACTGTTTATGAATCCAAAATATGGTGTTTTGCCCCTGATTTCTGGAACACTTATTGTTACAGTCGGGGCTGCTATTATAGCTATACCTATTGGATTATTTAGTGCTATTTATTTGAGTGAATATGCACCTAAAACGATAAGAAAAATCTTAAAACCATTTTTAGAAATATTGGCGGGGATTCCCTCTATTGTCTATGGATTTTTCGCGTTAACTTATATTACACCGCTTCTTCAAAAGCTCATTCCAAGAACAGAAATCTACAATGCAGCCAGTGCTAGTATAGCGGTGGGGATTATGATTATGCCGATTGTAGCGTCACTTAGTGAAGATGCTATGATGAGTGTACCGAATGCTTTAAGACATGGGGGGTATGCTTTAGGAGCTACCAAGTTTGAAGTCGTAAAAGGTATTGTTATTCCTAGTGCGCTATCAGGCATTGTAGCGTCTTTTGTACTAGCTGTATCAAGGGCTATTGGAGAAACGATGATTGTCGTTTTAGCAGCAGGCGCAAGACCTAATTTAACGCTTAATCCACTTGAAAGTGTTCAGACACTAACAGCATTTATTGTGCAGGCGAGCAAAGGGGATCTTCAGCATGGTACAAGAAGCTACTACGCACTATATGCCGTAGGTATGGTGTTATTTATAATTACATTTGGAATGAATATTTTCTCAAGATATATTGTAAGAAGAAGAGAGGTGGCGATGAAATGA
- the pstA gene encoding phosphate ABC transporter permease PstA, with the protein MKKRKKMNDLAHAIFLLCTLAGIMILFILIYDISKDGFRWLTKVFFENFPSRFPDQSGIKPALYGSMWIIGFTALFSIPVGIGAAIYLEEYAKNNWFKKLIVINIANLAGVPSIVYGMLGLTIFVRTLGFGRSILSGALTMSLLVLPIIIVASQEAIRTVSIAMKAGSYALGATKWQTITKIVVPTALPGMLTGIIFAISRALGETAPLLMVGAFSYISTLPKGPMDSFIVLPIQIYMWAGRPQADFRGIAAAAIIVLLALLLTSNGLAILLRNKYQVRSEE; encoded by the coding sequence ATGAAAAAAAGAAAAAAAATGAATGATCTTGCCCATGCTATTTTTTTATTATGTACGCTGGCTGGAATAATGATACTCTTTATTCTGATTTATGATATTTCAAAAGATGGTTTCAGATGGCTTACAAAAGTGTTTTTTGAAAATTTCCCTTCTAGATTTCCAGATCAATCAGGAATTAAACCAGCCTTGTATGGCAGTATGTGGATTATTGGGTTTACAGCACTGTTTTCAATACCTGTAGGAATTGGAGCTGCTATTTATTTAGAGGAGTATGCTAAAAATAATTGGTTTAAAAAATTAATTGTTATTAATATAGCTAATCTGGCGGGTGTACCTTCTATTGTTTATGGGATGCTTGGACTCACAATATTTGTCCGTACTTTAGGCTTTGGAAGAAGTATTTTATCAGGAGCACTTACGATGTCACTGCTTGTTTTGCCTATTATTATTGTAGCCTCTCAAGAAGCCATAAGAACCGTTTCGATTGCAATGAAAGCAGGTTCATATGCCTTAGGAGCGACTAAGTGGCAAACTATTACAAAAATTGTAGTTCCCACAGCACTTCCTGGGATGCTAACAGGTATTATCTTTGCTATTTCAAGAGCACTTGGAGAGACAGCACCGCTTTTAATGGTAGGCGCATTTAGTTATATTTCTACATTGCCAAAAGGTCCTATGGATTCATTTATAGTCCTTCCGATTCAAATATATATGTGGGCAGGAAGGCCACAAGCTGATTTTAGAGGTATTGCAGCAGCAGCAATTATTGTCCTTCTTGCACTGCTTTTAACAAGTAATGGCTTAGCTATTTTGCTCAGAAATAAATATCAGGTAAGATCTGAAGAATAA
- the pstB gene encoding phosphate ABC transporter ATP-binding protein PstB: MEKIAKFDVKNLSFYYGEVQALQNINMTIQQKEITAFIGPSGCGKSTFLRTLNRMNDLIEEVRIEGTILLDNKNIYEDLDIIKLRSRIGMVFQKPNPFPMSVYDNIAYGPRIHGINNKAALDEIVEKSLRQACIWDEVSHYLKRNALSFSGGQQQRICIARALSIQPEVILMDEPTSALDPISTLKVEDLVTELKKDYTVVIVTHNMQQAARISDKTAFFLSGELIEYDETKKIFNHSTHKKTEDYITGRFG, from the coding sequence ATGGAGAAAATTGCAAAGTTTGACGTTAAAAATTTAAGTTTCTATTATGGAGAGGTACAGGCACTTCAAAATATTAATATGACAATACAGCAAAAAGAAATCACTGCTTTTATAGGGCCTTCAGGGTGTGGCAAATCTACTTTTTTAAGAACCTTAAATCGTATGAATGATTTAATTGAAGAAGTAAGAATAGAGGGGACTATTCTATTAGATAACAAAAATATTTATGAAGATCTCGATATCATAAAGTTGCGTTCGCGAATTGGAATGGTTTTTCAAAAACCAAACCCATTTCCGATGAGTGTGTATGATAATATTGCTTATGGTCCAAGAATCCATGGGATTAATAATAAAGCGGCCTTAGATGAGATTGTAGAAAAAAGTTTACGGCAGGCATGTATTTGGGATGAAGTAAGCCACTATCTTAAAAGAAATGCATTAAGTTTTTCAGGAGGGCAGCAGCAGCGTATTTGTATTGCAAGAGCACTTTCTATACAGCCAGAGGTGATTTTGATGGATGAACCTACATCGGCACTTGATCCTATTTCAACATTAAAAGTAGAGGATTTAGTTACAGAGCTTAAAAAAGACTATACGGTTGTAATAGTTACCCATAATATGCAGCAAGCGGCGAGAATATCAGATAAAACAGCATTCTTTTTATCAGGAGAGCTTATTGAGTATGATGAAACTAAAAAAATATTTAATCATTCAACGCACAAAAAGACAGAGGATTATATAACAGGACGTTTTGGATAA
- a CDS encoding ArsR/SmtB family transcription factor, with the protein MKMNYEENAKIIKALADPNRLKIIDILSCGEKCACDLLEEFDFTQPTLSHHMKVLMECGLVSCRKEGLWSHYSLNRVQCDKLMLFLMNLVTDTDECICKDKSHCGCK; encoded by the coding sequence ATGAAGATGAATTATGAAGAAAATGCTAAAATTATTAAAGCATTAGCTGATCCCAATAGATTAAAGATTATTGATATCTTGTCTTGTGGAGAAAAGTGTGCTTGTGATCTGCTGGAAGAGTTTGATTTTACCCAGCCTACTCTTTCACATCATATGAAGGTACTTATGGAGTGCGGACTTGTAAGCTGCAGAAAAGAAGGGCTGTGGAGCCATTATTCTCTGAATCGTGTCCAGTGTGATAAACTGATGTTATTTTTAATGAATTTAGTAACAGATACAGATGAGTGTATTTGTAAAGATAAATCCCATTGTGGATGTAAATGA
- the arsD gene encoding arsenite efflux transporter metallochaperone ArsD, translating into MKKMIIFEPAMCCSTGVCGPSVDPELLRISTALNNLKNKGIEVERYNLNSNPQMFLDNKVINQILTEDGVEKLPVTLVDDTVVKIKAYPTNEELCELLGIPEDYLKAKATAKRRRCGCKDGSC; encoded by the coding sequence ATGAAAAAGATGATTATTTTTGAACCAGCAATGTGTTGTTCTACAGGGGTTTGCGGGCCTTCAGTTGATCCAGAATTATTACGCATTTCTACTGCGCTTAATAATCTTAAAAATAAAGGGATAGAAGTAGAGCGATATAACTTAAACAGTAATCCTCAAATGTTTTTAGACAATAAAGTTATCAATCAAATTTTAACTGAGGATGGTGTTGAAAAACTCCCTGTTACACTAGTCGATGATACTGTTGTCAAAATAAAAGCTTATCCAACGAACGAAGAACTTTGCGAACTGCTAGGCATACCAGAAGATTACCTTAAAGCTAAAGCAACGGCTAAAAGAAGACGATGTGGCTGCAAAGATGGAAGCTGCTAA